The genomic segment TTCCATCGTTTCAGGGActaatttaaacatttatttcttgtatttttgcttttatatttttaaacataattacccaataaaatttgataaattactttctaaaacaaaacaactaaGTAAAAAAACCGGTTTGGTatggaaaaaagaagaagccaTTTAGCATATTTGTTTTGAGCAAACTCAACAATTTAGTAAACATTTGATGACAGATGCAAATAACAAGAAACTATTTAATACTTGTGTGAAACAACCATTTCTATTGGTTACAAGTGTAAACAcatgaatgaaaatattatactaattttttcattttatttttacttattttgcaTCTATTTTTTTGCtctctattttctttaataaaacatGAATGAAAATCTTTTAGAAACTAAGATTggttaaatttatatcaaagaaataaattgaaaactcgaaaaaagtttaataaaaagttattaacctaacttatttctgtttttttttttaattcagatCATGTTGGTATAAAAAGCTtacatataatcattcaaatattttagaaaaactcCAAAATTTAAGCGTAATCAACCAGGAAGACCTAAATCATCACagacatattttgaaaaataaaacttttacaaTCACAAAATTTGCTGTGTTCCTGTTTCCTTGAGAACCTACTGAACTCCCTCCTTCTGAAATTTTATTCCATACATGATTGACGACAAATATCCTTCTCAGGTCAGGGTTTCAATTTTTCCCATCTCTTCAATTATTCTTTGACTTTGTTCCATGGCAATAAAGCTTCCATCTTTGACATATCCTACTCGATTCTTCAGATGGGTTTATTTCTCTTCTAGCTGTATTGCAGATATTTCAGAAACCCTGAGATTGTTAAACTCAAGGATTCATCTGAATTTGAACGAAATCTCAACTTTTTGAGAAATAAGCTTGCCCCTGACAACTTAATCCGGATCTTGGACCGTACAAATGATTTGAACTCAGCGGTTAGGATTTTCAATTGGGCTTCAAGGCAAAAGAGTTTTCATCACACTTCGAACACATATTATAGGATAGTTTTGAAACTGGGTATGGCTGGGAAAGTTGTGGAGATGAGGGATTTTTGTGATAAAATGGCCAAGGATAGGTGCCCTGGTACTGAAGAAGCCTTTGTGAGATTGGTTCACTCATTTGTGGAGCATTGTAGGATTGAAGAAGCTATTACAGTCTTAGTGAACATGAATTTGGGTGGGTATAGACTGCCCATTGAAGCTTTTAATGCTTTATTGCGTGCTCTTGTGGGAGGAAAGGGTAGAGAATTTCAAAAGGCGTTGTTTGTTTATAAAGAGATGATGAAGGCATGTGTGTTACCCACAGTTGAAACtttgaattgtttgatgaaGGCATTGTTTGCCACCAATCAGATTGACTTAGGTTTGGATCaatttaggagaatgaaaaataaagggtGCAATCCAAATACGAAGACGTTTGAGATTCTTGTGAAGGCTCTCATTGAAAATGGTCGAGTGGATGAAGCTGCTATTATTTTAGAACAAATGTTCAAAGTTCAATGTCAACCAGATTTGAGTTTTCATACCTGCATAATACCTCTGTTTTgcagagaaaataaaatagaggaGGCTGTGAAGTTGTTTAGAATGATGAAAGATTCTGATCTTGAGCCAGATTCTTTCATTTATGAGGTTCTAGTAAGGTGTTTTTGCAACAACTTGCAGTTGGATTCTGCTGTTGCCCTTATAAATGAGATGATAGAAAGTGGTATGCCACCAAAGCATTATGTTCTTGTTGATATAATGAATTGCTTCTGTGAATTAGGGAAAATTAAGGAGGCTATAGTGTTTTTAGAAAATAGACAAGTTCATGAAACTGCTCCTTTCAATACATTGCTTGAAGGTTGCTGTAATGCTGGTGAAATTCTGGCAGCAAATGTTCTGCTGGAGACAATGTCTGAGAGACACATTGCAGATTGTGAATCTTGGAACATTCTCATTAGATGGTTTTGTGAGAATGAAGACATCAAGAAGGCACATATACTTCTTGGCAGGATGATCAAATCATTTGTTATTCTTGACTGTGCAACATATTCTGCTCTTGTAATTGGCAACTGTAGATTGGGCAAGTATGAAGAAGCAATGAAACTATTTCATCAAATTTGCGCCAGATGCTGGATTTTAGATTTTGCCTCATATTCTGAACTAGTTGGTGGTCTCTGTGACATCAAACATTCTGAAGATGCCATGGAAGTGTTTCACTATATGTCAATGAAGAGATGCTCTCTTCACTCCTTGGCCTTCTACAAATTGATAAAATGTGTCTGTGACTCTGGACAGGTCAAAGAAGCCATAAGACTATGGCAATTAGCTTGTTTTTGTGCTATTTCTTGCTGTATTGCCACACACACTGCTATCATGCAGTTGTTGTTAAGATCAAGGAGGGCAGAAGATTTGTTAGCATTCCTCTCGCAAATGTTGATGGTGGGCAGTAATCTTGACCTGGAAGCATATTGTATTCTTATTCAAAGTATGAGtagacaaaacaaaataaaggaatgtgttttatttttcaatacaaTGATCAATGAAGGTCTAACACCTGATCCAGACAAACTATTTGATCAACTGTTATTCATGGCCAATCATTCTCAGTTATCTATGATTTCTAGTGCAATTGATAGAATTTCATGTGGGGACATTTTGAATTCAGCAATGTATGGCTTACTGATAACTGGCCTGTTGAAAGAGGGTAGGGAACACGAGGCCCGTCGATTACTAGACTCAATGTTAGAAAAAGGTTGGGTTCCTGATGCAACCACTCATAATCTATTGATTGGATCTGATGTTAGAAAAGGAATGACTCAAGCAATGTTGTTTGACGATTCTGCCTCACTAGATTCTGTTAGCAATATTCTTGCCGAAGGCCTCGGGGATACATGATACTTCAGCATTGTGTAAAAAGAATCTTAATCCTGGTCATTTTCAACAGTTCAGACCACAAACTTTTGCACCACAGCACCAAGTGAAAAGAGACATCCGTAGAAGCTACCATTCAAGACTTGAAGACACAGATTGGTCAGCTAGCTACTGCTGTGAGTGAGTTGGTTCAGCAAAAATCTGGAGCAATTCCTGCTCAGCCAGTGAGAAATCCAAGGATATGACAGAACCAGTAGTGGAAGACTAGTGCACTTCAGCTTCAGAGTTTTCATTCcggtttttctttttctttttcattaccTCAGAACAATTTTCTTTCTGCATTTTATACTTAATTCTGTACTCCCTTTGCTGTTTCCAGATTGCTCCCCTTgcacattgaggacaatgtgtgATTTAAGGGTGGGGGGAATGGTTTCTTTTTTGCTTTTGTGCTGATTTTCTTTTGCTGATTGCTATCTATTTTAGCTGCTTTTAAACTTCTTTTTGCTGTTTTACACTCTTGATTGCTTTTCTTTTAGTCATATTTGAACCATTTGCTGTTTTTAGGAGTAGATAAGTGCAGTACTGCTGTTTTTGAGTCTTATCTCCTCTTTTGattctatttttctattttgagtCTTACTTGCTACTTTGAATTTCTCTTGGTATTTTTGagtattatttattgtttttagatGGTAACTAGCTTAGTTTTGATATTATAGTAGTAGTATTTTGTTTAGTCCAATATGCAGTTTGAGTTTTGCTAACCAGTTTTAATTAACCAGTTCTGTTAACTCTTTTTTCTGACATGGTCAGTTTTGGCTAACCCTTTTTAGTTTCACTAACCCTTTTTGCTGAGTTCATCAGTCACTAACCTGGATTTTGCTAGTGTTTAGCTAACAGTTTTGACTAACcagttttttatttcttgtacTGACTTGAGGTTTTGAGTATTTTGATTctgtttttagtttcttttgcTGTTTTTTAGACTGGTTTAGATAATTCTTTTGCTGATTTGAATAGTAGCTTTTAGTTTTGAACTTCTTTTGctgttataaaatttgtttacagATTTTTCATGATAACTTCAGTCATTCATTGATAGTAGAGTAGATTTTTCATGATAACTTCAGTTCTAGATCAGTTTGACAGATTTGACCTTGTCAGACTTGAGCCATATTACTGTTTCCTTCTTGTATATGATGCACTCATGATTTCTAGTGTTTGGAAGAACTTGAATTGACTCTAGTTGACATAGCTTGTTTTCAGTTGCAACTCTTGATGTGATATAGGCCATTGTTGTTTCTTTATCCACTTGACTAAATAAAGTCTACCTTGCAATTTTTCCCATTGAACCCAATTTCTGAGCCTGTTTGACATGTTCTTGTGATTGACCTGCTCATTTCAAGCCCTTAGACCAGAAAAACCATGCCATACCTTATTATTGAGCTGTGAAGGGGCTCTGGAACTGTTTTGGATTTTGGTAAAATTCAAGTGTGGGGGAGTTTGCTATAACAATTATATCAATTTGAAAGTGCTGAAAATTGTGTAAGTGGTTTGAGAAAGAAAGATTAgatgagaaaaggaaaaaaaaatgtggctaagtttcaaaagagaaaagctgaaaaagaatgaaaagaaaaaaatgaaagagagtGATGGCTGAATCTGTGAATCTTTTAGAGCATGATATTACACTTAATCTTTAGTGCTTTAGCTTTGAATAATTTTCCATATCTTACACTGAATTTGTGAAGCTTGATTAAAGTCCTATTGATCTTCAGTTGTGTTGATAATGAGTAGCAATGTTAGAGGCTCTTCAAGCTTATGCTGGTGCTAGATTCATGATGTAATATGCTGATGGATAAACACTAACCTCATACCCATGAGAGGATGAGATATACACTGACTTGTGAGGCTGTGATTCTGATCTATGAACTGATTTTTGAATGAATATTACTTTGCTTTACTTGCTTGGCCTGTTTTCAGCCTGTTTGGAAATCTTGATGCTTTGTTTGGTGCTTCTTTTTGTTCATAACAGTAGCAGTTGAGTAGTGAGATGAGGATTCATCCTAGTTTAGTTTGTACATATAATTCAGCCTTTGATTTTTAGTGCAGAGAAAATTTTCGTTTTTATGTGCTTAATAAttcttgtatgaattttcaGCTTGTGGATTTTAGGTGCTGTGAGAATTTAGTGCAGTGAAGAATTCAGTTAATAAAATGACCTGCTGTAGCCAAAGACTGACAAGTGCTGACCTGCTGCCAAAGGTCACTTATGAAGAGTGGGAGCTGGAAAAGACAGCAGTAACCTACACCTGCCTGGAAAAGCTGAAAATGGAACCTGGACAAGACTGTCAACGTCACTTAAGAGCTGATTGGTTGGGAGCTGAACCTGTCAAGTGAAGAAGGGCTGTACCTGGACGTGTAACCTGTCTAACCAGTGAGGGCTACTTGCTGCAGCCAGTTGGAAGTGGAGTGGGCAGATTAGCTTCAACTAAAGCAACTTAGGACAACCAGTCTAACATGTAGCTGATTCTTTGGAGCTGGAAAAGTCAGTTGACCTGAAGACTTGTAACTGGAGTAACCAGTAAAAGCAGTTAAGGAACTTAGTCTGAGCTTAGTGTAATCATGACCTGTGCAATCAGTTTGTCTCTTCCCTTTTCAGTTTTGGACTTCACTTTCAGCCTATATAAAAAGACTTGGGTGTTCATGTAGAAACTTGTTTACAATATGGCTTTCTTAGTAgggtttataatattttcagtAGTATAGTTTACAATACAGTTTCTCTAAAGTAGTTCTGAGTTTGAGAGAACATTTGCCTTGGAGCTCTTGGCTGTCTTAGACTACAATGTGAGCAAAGGCAACCAAACTTCATTGTACTTTGTAATTTTGAACCAGGTTTATTCAATCCAATTCTGTTTTTCATGCAATTTTACTTTCCTTTGCACTTTTACAGATTTCTTTACTGTTCTTGTCTTTAATTTCTGAGTTTAAGTCATTCCCATTTATATTTCAATGCATTGTGTTAGTTTCTTCCTTCTAAATCAGAAACTCAGGTTTTATAGATGAAGATTTGGGTCTCACTCTTGCATTTTAACTAGACTCGGTTATGGATTCATGCTGATGTTCTAGTGAGCACAATGTGACTAATTAAACACCAAGAGGTCAGAATTGACCCGGGCTAGCATGAGTGAATCTTAGTGGACattaattcaattttgaaattctgGTTTAGACAGTTTTTATCTGTTTATGCTACTGCCTTCATGttgttttctttgatttccAGTTTTACATATGATTTACTTTCTGCAATTGTTTTCCAGTTTAATCTCACTTTCAACATTgcattttaatcattttaaacttGTTCTGATAGTTAGTTCCAGTTCTGTCTCAGATCTCTATTTTTTCCAGTTTTGGTAGTTATGTTTGTTACATCCTGTGCCAATAGTTCTATCTTGGGTTTGAATGATGACTTTTAGTTTCTGTTTTACTTTCATTTCTAATCACTGTTTCATGATTGTTTGTTTCCATATTATATTCATGTCTATACATCTAATTACAGTTCTAATCCTCATTTTCCAGTTCTTACCCTATAGTTGGGTTTCCTAGTTGGTTAATTTTAGGAGTTTTGTATATTCATATCATGTTTACATTCATAGCATGACATAGAAATACATTATTCATCACAGACCACACTAGACCCTTTTTGCTGTTAATTTTCCTGTAATGCTGATACACCTTGCATTGGCTGCCAAATCTGGTTTAGAGGATGATTTTGTGGATTTTGAGTAGTTTAACATTTCTAAATTCATATCATACATTATTTTAGTGATCTAAACTTGTTTCAATCATCTCCATTGTATAAATCACATTGTAGTTCTATTAGGCATTTTGTCGAACACATTGTGCATATTAGCGTTTCTTGtaaaattttcatcaaataGTTTGGTAATTCATATTTCTacattgttttagatttttataatatttcatatcATGAATTCATGCATCATATATCATATGGACCCATTTTATGCATATCACATTTGCTGTAAAAGATACTGATGCACTATTTTAGCCCATTTGCTGCCAAAAATTGGTTAGAAGTGTGAAATTAAGATTTATGAGTGTTTTGACAGTTTTAAATACATTCATTGCATGTTAATAATCATTGAAATATGTTCCATGCATTAGTTTTGCGTAAAACACAATTTTGGTTCTCACatgcatttcatcaaacacctagTGAAAGTTAGATTTTCATTCAGTACTTTTCA from the Vigna angularis cultivar LongXiaoDou No.4 chromosome 3, ASM1680809v1, whole genome shotgun sequence genome contains:
- the LOC128195738 gene encoding pentatricopeptide repeat-containing protein At1g63070, mitochondrial-like isoform X1, coding for MAGKVVEMRDFCDKMAKDRCPGTEEAFVRLVHSFVEHCRIEEAITVLVNMNLGGYRLPIEAFNALLRALVGGKGREFQKALFVYKEMMKACVLPTVETLNCLMKALFATNQIDLGLDQFRRMKNKGCNPNTKTFEILVKALIENGRVDEAAIILEQMFKVQCQPDLSFHTCIIPLFCRENKIEEAVKLFRMMKDSDLEPDSFIYEVLVRCFCNNLQLDSAVALINEMIESGMPPKHYVLVDIMNCFCELGKIKEAIVFLENRQVHETAPFNTLLEGCCNAGEILAANVLLETMSERHIADCESWNILIRWFCENEDIKKAHILLGRMIKSFVILDCATYSALVIGNCRLGKYEEAMKLFHQICARCWILDFASYSELVGGLCDIKHSEDAMEVFHYMSMKRCSLHSLAFYKLIKCVCDSGQVKEAIRLWQLACFCAISCCIATHTAIMQLLLRSRRAEDLLAFLSQMLMVGSNLDLEAYCILIQSMSRQNKIKECVLFFNTMINEGLTPDPDKLFDQLLFMANHSQLSMISSAIDRISCGDILNSAMYGLLITGLLKEGREHEARRLLDSMLEKGWVPDATTHNLLIGSDVRKGMTQAMLFDDSASLDSVSNILAEGLGDT
- the LOC128195738 gene encoding pentatricopeptide repeat-containing protein At5g64320, mitochondrial-like isoform X2; the encoded protein is MAGKVVEMRDFCDKMAKDRCPGTEEAFVRLVHSFVEHCRIEEAITVLVNMNLGGYRLPIEAFNALLRALVGGKGREFQKALFVYKEMMKACVLPTVETLNCLMKALFATNQIDLGLDQFRRMKNKGCNPNTKTFEILVKALIENGRVDEAAIILEQMFKVQCQPDLSFHTCIIPLFCRENKIEEAVKLFRMMKDSDLEPDSFIYEVLVRCFCNNLQLDSAVALINEMIESGCCNAGEILAANVLLETMSERHIADCESWNILIRWFCENEDIKKAHILLGRMIKSFVILDCATYSALVIGNCRLGKYEEAMKLFHQICARCWILDFASYSELVGGLCDIKHSEDAMEVFHYMSMKRCSLHSLAFYKLIKCVCDSGQVKEAIRLWQLACFCAISCCIATHTAIMQLLLRSRRAEDLLAFLSQMLMVGSNLDLEAYCILIQSMSRQNKIKECVLFFNTMINEGLTPDPDKLFDQLLFMANHSQLSMISSAIDRISCGDILNSAMYGLLITGLLKEGREHEARRLLDSMLEKGWVPDATTHNLLIGSDVRKGMTQAMLFDDSASLDSVSNILAEGLGDT